From Zerene cesonia ecotype Mississippi unplaced genomic scaffold, Zerene_cesonia_1.1 Zces_u003, whole genome shotgun sequence, a single genomic window includes:
- the LOC119838462 gene encoding uncharacterized protein LOC119838462 translates to MRWWMKELYRKRMQYGVTLIRDMQFEVVEDTIKNFTRMSTEDFHFLRHLIEPKVKKMDTRFREAITVTERLTITLRFLATGDSYTSLQYLFRVSKQSISRIVPEVCDAISEVLKDWVKIPTSEEDWLEIAQEFQEKWDFPHAIGAMDGKHVMIPGA, encoded by the exons ATGCGTTGGTGGATGAAAGAATTATACCGAAAAAGAATGCAGTATGGAGTGACACTTATTAGAGATATGCAGTTCGAAGTGGTAGaagacacaataaaaaactttacaaGAATGTCGACAGAAGATTTCCATTTCTTGAGACACTTGATAGAGCCGAAGGTAAAAAAAATGGACACCCGGTTTCGCGAAGCTATTACAGTGACTGAAAGGCTGACTATTACTTTGAGATTTCTTGCCACTGGAGACTCGTATACAAGCTTGCAGTATCTGTTTAGAGTTTCAAAGCAATCTATATCTAGGATAGTCCCAGAAGTTTGTGATGCTATCAGTGAGGTTTTAAAAGATTGGGTAAAG aTCCCCACATCCGAGGAAGATTGGTTGGAAATTGCTCAAGAATTTCAAGAAAAATGGGATTTTCCTCATGCTATAGGCGCCATGGATGGAAAGCACGTAATGATACCAGGTGCTTGA
- the LOC119838559 gene encoding piggyBac transposable element-derived protein 4-like has translation MSANASTPENVLFGDREEEEEMFTDSSSSDETSESDLEDEESPEVSDEGDQWKETGSLKQFPFTNTGQFNVGLAVSPIDFFELIFNSTFMTTLVTSINDHALKLCKNSWKETTVHELRTFFALIFHMGHIRIHRINDYWSTDSLYNLPFCRSFMSRDRFLYLLKNLSFNDGNTYKITDPNRYLKPLINFFNGLMKELVSPPKNLAIDEDVVHCGGRLKIRQHIDGKMHKYGVKMYALTDTNGITQKMHIYCGSHDTEVHGRGHAEKVVMLLMADYFDAGHSVYTNSFYSSVALAEKLLEKRTYLTGILRANRFRNPSMIKRKIGRGTLLTRYNSRGVCVTNYKNNRNVLMISTEHHSNFEQTLKSGNKIQKPNVVIQYNKNIKGVDKKNQMLSYYPSFNKSTRWYKKIILYVTEVMLLNAFIMFKEHAKASGDSKTSMTFLDFRLSIIKNLLNIEGIDSNDLNSGPSSHSRIDSASTVYHLPDELPKNKKGKRKRKDCKHCLEKRNVRKASRYYCPLCYKTPGLCIECFREYHGY, from the exons ATGTCTGCCAACGCTTCAACTCCTGAAAATGTCCTGTTTGGAGATCGTGAAGa GGAAGAAGAGATGTTCACCGATTCGTCATCATCTGATGAGACATCAGAGTCGGACTTGGAAGACGAGGAGAGTCCCGAAGTTTCGGACGAAGGCGATCAATGGAAGGAGACGGGTTCGCTTAAGCAATTTCCATTCACCAACACAGGTCAATTCAACGTAGGTCTAGCGGTCTCTCCGATAGACttctttgaattaatttttaactccACATTCATGACGACCCTCGTGACTAGCATTAACGATCACGCTTTAAAGTTATGTAAAAACAGTTGGAAAGAAACTACAGTACACGAGTTGCGAACGTTTTTTGCGTTGATTTTTCACATGGGACACATTCGTATACATCGAATCAATGATTATTGGAGTACGGATTCTTTATATAACCTACCATTCTGTCGTTCATTTATGTCTCGCGATCGATTCCTGTATTTGCTCAAAAATTTGTCTTTTAACGATGGgaacacatataaaattacagaTCCCAATCGGTATCTCAAACCTTTGATTAACTTTTTCAATGGACTCATGAAAGAATTAGTTTCGCCCCCCAAAAATTTAGCAATCGATGAGGACGTAGTGCATTGTGGTGGACGTTTAAAAATTAGACAACACATCGATGGGAAAATGCATAAATATGGAGTTAAGATGTATGCACTTACGGACACTAATGGTATTACTCAGAAAATGCATATATATTGTGGATCTCACGATACTGAGGTGCACGGGAGAGGTCATGCTGAAAAAGTAGTTATGCTGTTAATGGCAGATTACTTTGACGCGGGCCATTCCGTTTACACAAATAGTTTCTACAGCAGTGTTGCATTAGCAGAGAAACTGCTGGAGAAGCGAACCTACTTAACCGGTATCCTACGGGCCAATAGATTTAGGAATCCATCCATGATTAAGAGGAAAATCGGCAGAGGTACATTGCTAACGAGATATAATTCCCGTGGTGTTTGTGTCACGAATTACAAGAACAATAGGAATGTACTGATGATTTCAACCGAGCATCACTCAAATTTCGAACAGACGCTCAAGAGCGGAAATAAAATCCAAAAGCCTAATGTTgtcatacaatacaataaaaatatcaaaggcGTTGATAAGAAAAACCAaatgttatcttattatccaTCGTTTAATAAATCCACCAGATGGtacaagaaaattattttgtacgtCACCGAAGTTATGCTcttaaatgcttttattatgTTCAAAGAACACGCAAAAGCATCTGGAGATTCAAAAACATCGATGACATTTTTAGATTTCAGAttgagtattattaaaaatttactaaacATTGAAGGCATTGACAGTAATGATTTAAATTCAGGCCCATCATCTCACAGTCGAATTGACTCCGCATCTACCGTATACCACTTGCCGGACGAGTtacccaaaaataaaaaaggcaaaagaaaaagaaaggatTGCAAGCATTGCCTTGAAAAGCGCAATGTTCGCAAAGCTTCAAGATATTACTGTCCACTCTGCTATAAAACACCTGGTCTATGCATTGAATGCTTCAGAGAATATCACGGGTACTAA